The Calliopsis andreniformis isolate RMS-2024a chromosome 7, iyCalAndr_principal, whole genome shotgun sequence region TTTCTTACTGTAACTTAAACATAAcaattacggtggaaaaacatagTAACGTGCTGTAAACTTAAAAAAATCACCCAGTTTCGCGTGGAACACTCAGCAGTGGTCCCCTCAAACAATCTTCCTTGAAAGAACTCAATTTTATTTCGAAAAAAATATCCAATATTTTCCCTCCGAAAATGGCAATGACCTTTTGGCCCCATCTGAACAGAGTACATACCCCCTTTCCACCATTCCACTCTTCCCTACTGAGCATCCAGGCAACACAGGTCCACCAGCCAATACTTCAGATGACCGTGTCCTGATAAGCAGGGGGTCCACTGAGCACGAACTGCCTCTGGCTCTGCCTGACAATATCAGTCCTGTTGGGTACTTGTGGGGTAGCCCTCACCCCATGATAATTGCTGTAGCTAGACCTGGCGCTGGCTGGTCGATTATTGTACAAATCGTCCAGGTCCTCCCCATTGAGGCTCTGCGTGCTGGTCTGCTGGAAGGTGGGATTGCTTTGCCCCTGCCACTGCATAGGACTCAGTTCGCTAGGCTGCCAATTGTCAGTGAGATTCCTGGTGGAGCTAGACGCATCCCAATTAGGGTAGTTCTGATTAGTGAAGTTGCTGGTGTTGGAGTAGTTATTAGAGGAGTCCTGGTTCCACAGGGCTGGCGTCGACACGGCCATGTTCACTGCCTCTGGCTGCCAGTTGGAGTTCCTGTCCCTGTCCCAGCTTATGGAGATCCTGTCATAGTTGAGCGTACCTTGGGACAGCGAGTTCACGTTTTGGTTCGTCAGGTTGCTGGGTGTTGTGTTGGCGTACAGACTCTCCTGGTGGTCCATGATGCGGTTCACAGGGTTCTTCCTTCGGGACTGTCTCACAGAGCTCCTACGACTTGACCTCCGTGTCCCGTCCCGAGAGATCACGGACCTCCGCTTCACCCTACGAGGCGTCATCGGCTTGGGAGAGACGCTGTCGTCGTGGACAGGAGGCTCTGGCTGGGAGTACTCGATGCTGTACAGGGGCCGTGGCTGCTTTTTCTTCCGTTTAGTTTGTACTGTGGCGAAAATAAAGTCTTGTCACGGCTGGGAATGCTTGACTCAATAGTCGTTTGTGCCTGAGTACTCTGAGTAGCCTTTGGTTACTGGTGGAGGGATTATTTTAGTTTTTTTAGCTTGAATTCTGGGTGCACTTGGAAGTCGGAATCAAGGTCCAATTGTTCGGCACTTTGCTACCTTTACATATCCAACACACCAGTTCCTCATGGAGGATCGTACTTCACAGACCAGGCGCAAACTTCTGGGTTAAACACACGGGATTAAGACACTGCAAGGATCTGCAGTGATCCTACTGCATACAGAGGGcagtaaggtttgaagatttattGTTTCGATTAGTATGTAACACCTCTATTCATCTTTCCTTATTCTCGCGTTAGGAACTCGACTTACAGCATTCCCCGGATAAGGTGATGCATCTTGCCCTAGTTAAGTGATACAGGATCAGTCCGGGGAACGCTGTGGTTTCTGTTCTTCGAGAATGATGACCCAAATCTCCCATTAGTATTAAAGACTTTAGGAAAACAACGAACGAACACCAAAGAAATACTATTGAGAAACGAAACAGTTCCCCGAGAACCCGCATAGTAGGAGATTGTTAGAGAAGGAGAGAAAGAAAAGAACGGgggttaataaataaaaaaaagcaaGCAAAAATAGTAGCATTGCACGTTTATTGTCGCCACTGAACTGCACCAAAGTAACTCATATGATacagtaaataaatataaaactaaGAGCTACGCGTTTAACAGAGTATACATGACTACTGTACAAGCTTCGAACGAGAAAGGGGCTGTGCTACGTTCGACGAATCTGAAGTGACAATTAACCTTCATAATACCGACTAGGGTACAGATGTACCCCAGACACTCAGCATTTGTCGTGTCAAGCTTCGACCCCGGTATTATGAACGTTAAAAACGTAATCAGGTATTTAAGTCAAATAAACCCTCTATCGTGATACAATCAAACGTGTTCTATAAATAAGTTACGGAAAATGTCGGACACATTGTTACCGACAGAAGGTAAAAAcgtacatgtatatatatacaataaagGTCTGAGCAATGTTTGTAGCAACGATTCGATTAAGTATGCCCAATTCagaattgtaaaaaaaaaaattaagtaaCGACTTGGCGATAGCCTAAGTATAAAAAGTCTAATCGATAAGTAACAATGATTAAATTAAAAGTACTTAAAGTAAAGCAGCTTAAATAACGCGCAGGCTGTGCTACGAGTCACGAACGAAGCCAACTGTAATTTCAGTAAAGTGCGATGAAAATCTCAAAATCTAATGTGTCACTGCGATTCAGAATTAGAATACAGGAAGCGGCCTTCGGAAGTTGTCACTGTTGCCCACTGTTCTATATGTATTTGGGCATGTGTTACGCCTCTGGGCTATTATTGGATTACATTAAATATTCATTGATCAATCACTATGCGCTCTACAATAACATTAGCACCAGTTAAACACTTTAGTCACGCTTTTACAACCAGTCGTGCTGTGTCCGAGGAAATTACTTGGTAAGTGAATTATTTTCACAACTGAACTTCCTTCCATTTCATCACACTTTGCTGACGTCTGGTTAGCTACTGATCTGAGACTCGTAAATCAGCTTGCGCTAATATATGCAGTCTATCAAAAAAACGAACACCTTGTTTCGTCACAAAGTAATCCTTTCTACAGTTACTGTCACTTCAGATTTTGCTTCCCAATTGTGACGTACTAGATACCTCAATAGTCTAtgaaatgttaaaaaaaaaGTTAGCCTTGAAAAATCCGTCTTATGTCTTACAATATTTCATTGCACGTATGACGATATagctaggtcgttgttcacaGAAAAATATCAAATAAACTTAGAACTGTAAAAACAAGAACCAGGCATGCACTACTGCAGTACTCGGGCATGGTCTTAAAATCAAAGTCTCTGCAGCACCATGTAAACTAAAGTTGTCTCACAAGCTACTTAAATGCAGTCTAAAGTTCTATCAAGTGCCATCGTCCAAGCCAGGTCACACGTGTCGCCTTGACAAGTACTATTCATCAATTTTGCTCATGCAACTGGTCTTCCATACATCAGGCACAAATCACAAATATAGAACCTCGTATACGAATCTTGAAAACGATTCCATACTTCTACAGAGTTTACATTAAGTGAACGCTGTATCACAGTACATATATGCATATTACCTAACGCAATACAGTCATATATGCTTCCTAATTAAAAGTACCGAATTGTAAGTAAACGTCCGAAACGGTTATTAATATGAACACGAAAGCAAACAGTGCTATCAGTCGTTTCTCGAAAATGTCAAACGTTAGCATACCGTGTGATGTTACAAAAAAAGAAAGACGAAAATAATATTCAGGCTAAATCGAAACCGGAGAGGACACCCTAAGCTAGCTAGCCTAATTGCTCTATCTATTTGGCAAGTATAGGAATTTCACGTTACTCTAtcgaattttatacaaaacaaagaaGTTCAGTCATGTGCCTTCAGACTAATAAGAAAGAGAACACTCTACACCTAGGGTCTAACTCTAAAAGTTACTGGCGTACAATGACAGGGGCCTGCTGTCTCTCTGAGACCTGTTCTGATTGTCTTGCTCCTGCGTGGCTTGCTGATTCTCGATCGCCAATCTAGGGTCAGAGTAATAGGACCTCAACGGTTGCTCGCGAATGTGATCGGTAAAGACTCTAGGCTTGTTCGAAACTTTAGTTTGCTTCGTGGCAGCGGGGCGCGATTTGACGCGAGGCGATGCAACGGGACTATACTTTGACGTGTGCGGATAGTACAGTTTGTTCTTTTGGTATCTCAATTTGGCGGCACTGTCCAGAGAATCGTACTCGTCGCACGGAGACACGGGCCTCTGCAAGTGGTCCAAGGGGTTCGAGTAATCGTTGGAGTAATCTACGTATTTCACGTCGCGACTGGAcactgtgcttctattcgtcttaACCGTGTCATTTCTGAAGCTACTTTTACTCCTGCCCGAGCTGTTAAACAGTTTGTCGTTATGCTTTGGGAAGCTGGTATCGTGGCTAACGGATTGATGAGAGCTAGTAGTGCCTGCAGGGTAATTTTGAGCGGAATTTTTGTGAGGGTGGGCAGGTGATGGAAGAGCCGAGTAGCTAACGTACATAGGATGTAACGGTGTATGGCCTGCCAACCCAAAGTCATCACCTCCCACAAAGTCAACTGAAATATGACGTAGAATCCATTGGGTTAAATTCTGTTGCAACTAGAGAAGCTGATTCTTCTGGCTTATATAGCTTAGAAGTTACAATTAACCTTATATTCGATATTTGAATTGAGTGatttgaataatcatcgtaGAGTCAGTTTGAACCATTATACTTTTAAAAATGCATGCTATATCCCATAGAACTAAAAATAGAAACAGATTTACAGTATTCAGGATGCAACATTATTTCACAATACGAGTCATTCTCAGTAGTAATAACACGCGTTCCAAAAATTTCAAGTAACAAGAACTTAGTGCGTATTAAGTACGTAAAGACTACTTTACTCGTGCTCATAGGGTAGATCTATTGCGTGCAAACGATGAACCAGGCAAAGCACTTACCAAAATGGAGGATCAAATCCACCAATGAAATCAACTGTAACCGATAACCCTCTTTTCAAGCAATAATAAATCTCAATAACAACTAAAACTGCTTACTCTTATCTCTTATGAGAAATCAAGGAAAAAGATCTATCAATGCACATTTTACCGTATAAGGGTAATACAAAGAATATTGGAAACTTGGGCAAATGATCGACAAAATGATTTGTCCCTAGATTTTTACCGCTACCAATGGTTACCCAATCTTACCACCAAATTAACCCCAAAAATGAAAACTCGACATAACTAGACCTAGACCTTATTCTAACTTGGAACTGGCAGTAATTGAAACAGGTTTTCAAGTTTTATACTTACAGCTATCATCTTCTTCCAAGAAAACCTTACTTAGACATATACCACCCACGATTGCGATAAACTAAAACACGCAATTAAGTACTTTAGATAAGCCACGTAGTTTGGTCGTCAACTAAGTGCGAAGACTGATACTTACACCTAAGATACATTGTGTAGAGGCATGTAAAATTTCAACTACTTCATAGTCTAGTACACAGTCTGTCACGTTTGTAGGCCTTGCAGGCCTGAATAACTCGGGTTCAGTAACATCGTAAATTGCTTTGCAGCCTGGACCATTCACGTGCCACCAGGAAAAACTGCCAGTACCGAGATTTAATATATCACTATTCTGAAAGCATTTGTCACGATTGTGATTCACAGTCAATTGGTACGATAAAATGTAGGTAGCATTAGAACATACCTTATCCAATATGCCTACATTGAGGTAGAAACATATCATGAATATATTCCACCCCAGCCATAGTGTATtccatacacaatactgaaaAAATAGAGTGGTATCAATTGTCTACCATGAATTTTTAACGATAAGACTAGGAAATTCATGATTTTTCTTACCGATATAATATATTTAGGTCTGTATTGAAAAGCCCCAAAAAATCCTAAAATCACAAATATGATGTTGAAGAAATTGACCAGTATCGGGGCCCACATAAAGCCCAGAAAGTCGAAAACCTGGCGCTCTATTGTAGTGATCTACAAAAAACAGGCAAAGAATACTGATTAAATAACAGAAAAGTATATAAGTAACTCAGCACGAATAGATATCAAAATGTCTCATATTATAACACAGCATTACTCAACATAAATGAATTAGTATCAGAAAGCTAATTCCTCTAATTCTACCTAACTACTTTTTCTGCACATTCCTAATCTGTACCAATTGCTCCATGTTCTAAATACTCTATTAATTATACACTCTGAGTCAGAGCCATTGTTCGCAGGCAACCTTCAGGCATTATAAAGAAGCTAACAATGAACAATAAAGATATCAAACTCTTCTATCCATCCAAATGGCATTCTTCTCATCCTAGGAAGCAGCAGTTAATTAAAGGATCTAGACCGCTTTCTGCACAACAATTCACTAACAGTGGCTAGCTGAGCTATTGAGAGCAAGAAAGCAATAGAAAGTGGGAAAAGCGGCGTTAATAAAACATATCGCCTGGTTTCCATAGAAATCTCGGAGGAGAGATAAACCGCACGACCCGCGGATCGATAAACCGATACGATAATCCATGAGTAACACGTTGTCTCATCGAGGCATCGTCGTCGATAAAAACGCTCGAAGTTGATCCATTTCCGCCAAACATAGCCAGGTAGTATACTCCAAAAAGAAAGTAGATCGCGAATCGAGCAGTCTTTGAGGAAAAGAAATCCCAAGACAAAGACTCCATAGGTCTAGGAGCAGAGGAACGCGTGTCTTCGGTGgatttatgattatgatgataagGGCGATAGAGAGAGCTATAATAGCAAGTGTATCGAAGAGTATCTCTTCGCCAAGGCACTCACGAGCTGCAAGACGCATATTGTCAAGAGGAAGTGCCTTCGATTACAAATTCCCATGTCATTTGGCCAGGTGGATGTTTGGCGAGTGTTAGGCCTCTTTGGTCAGTCCGAGCGGAAAGTTGCGTCGTGTACGCTGCATCACTCTGGCACGTTCCGATGCGTCGCCATCTTCCTCGACACTTGTTCCCGTCCCTTTCTCGCGGATGACTGGTGCAAGTGACATGCACTGGCTTCCCTCGcggttcgatttcgtggagcaaccaaCCGTTCGCTTTGTCACGGACTCTGTGCACAGTCTGCTCGGAACGAAAGCACTCGACGCCGACACGGGAAGGGGAATTTCCCACTCCGATGGCCACCTTTGGCCTCTACAGAGAGGTCTAACAAGTACGGTCGACGTGGAGCTTGTACTCTTCTGGCGAAAGAAGATGGAAATTCTGAATGAAGCTCCTTGAAAACGAGTCAAATTTAGAATTTCAGACCCCAGTTGCAAACATATCGTTCATTTGCTGCAATAGTGGCACATCTCCAAGTCCGCCATTTTGTAGCTATTATAACTGTTATGTGGGTATGTAGCAAGTACCTACGCTTGAGGTTCTTTCGCAGGGTGGTAATTACAGTCCTTACTCGAATATTAGTAAGAAACTTAAAGgttgaaaaataaaggaagcttTGTGCTTTAGGATTTAGCATCGAAAAAGGGTGCCACTATTTCGTTCCTCATCAGTAAGAAGAGATTTCTACGTCGCCCTCGGGCACTTCTCTTGGAGCACCCTGTACAGCTGTTTGGTAGCAAACTCATTGTTTCTGACTCTACAGAAGCGGGAGAATAGGGGGATTTCATTCGTGATGTTCTCGTATGGAACGATTGAGCACACCGTGCGCTATAGGGGGGCTCTGTTGCGCTTCGTTCTATTATGCAAGGAATGCATTATGAATttcgatgtttgtgaatggtgaCACGTGTTTTGCTTCGTATCGCGTACGTGTCGAGTAACTAGACTCGATAACAAGTCCCTTGCGTAGAAAATCGTGGAACGTGAGGGACTTGAGGGAAATAGTTTTCCATCGTCGAACTGGTATGCATGGTTCGTCCTTTGAAGTTTGCTTCTTCCAAAGAAGATGCACGTTGGAATAGGGCTCAGTAGGGACTCGTTTACCTGGGCCTTAATTGAATGGCCCGTGTCATTGTTGTCTGTTCCGACGAGTGGATGGGATCTCCCCTTTGTTCCTCGTTTTCTTGGTTTTCTAGTTTCGCCCTTTGGGCCTCCGTATACAATATTTTCTTACTACAGACTCACAAGTTTCTACAGAGTTTATAACGAAGAATATGTTTCTGAGATCTTAATACGCAATTTCTATTATAAATGTCTTTCCACTTCAGGTTCTCgtacatttttataaataaatgctACATAAATATCAGCCTAAAAAAGTATCAATATAAATCTAGTAGAGATACAAATAGATATTTTATCTGACCGTCAGAAAGTGTGTACGTAACTCGCAAATAAATTAATTACCATTCACCTCGGAAGTGTATGAACGTTCCTTCAGTACACGAGCAAATAAAAAGTGAAAGGAAACATCGAGCAATATTATTCGTTTATTTATGCGTTTGAAACTTGAAATTACACACTATGTATTCAATTCCGGAGTTTCATTGCTACTACATTGGTCGAACTTCGAAATATTTTCGACGAAAATCAGCTACTTCTAATAGGATTGCAAAATAATGGTAGAGATCTCCAGAGCAAAGGAGACACCACCCTATTTGATTATAAATTCTTGGAAAAATTGCTCCACAGGCAACAGGAATACAGAAAGAATAAGAGGTCAGTGGAGATTATTTGAGGTTAGAAAGAAGAAGGAGAAAGAGATAGCAAGCAAGGAAACAGATAGTGTATTTTCTATACACTTTCTTTGATTATATTTTTCTGCAAAGTTTGTTCAACTGTTAATAAGAATACAGAACAGTATCAGAGGTCTTCAGCCGACAGAGGCAAAATACAAGTGAATGAGATAGCTGTAGACTACTTTCTTTGGTTATGTGTTTCTGTTAGATATGCTTCCTTCATAATAGCAATGTAGACTGATAACACAAGTCTCGCTAGACAAAGAAAGGTAAAACACAAGAGAGATAGCAATACAGATTTGCAAATTGCACAGTTCTTTTAACAATATATCCCCGTTGAAACTGCTCCCGAGCTACCAAGAGCGCAGAACTGCAGAAGAAGTGTGAGAGCTGTGGCAGCGCCAAGCAAAATGGCCGACGCACAGCAGCGCCACTCAGATGTAAACGGAATGAACTTTTAAAATGAAATCAGATCGATAACATCTCAAACTGTATGCACTGAAGGTATACCCATGATCAATGTTTGAATATTCGCGAGAGACATCAGAAGATCGATATAGAAGCTAGATTTTCGAAAATGCAAACGTCAATCTACGAAATTATACTCGTGTGAATATTCCACGCGTGAAAAGGCGCATTATTGGACGCCAATTCGTACCCGTATCGGGTCACGTTCGAACATCGTCGAAAGATGCAGCATTCGATGAAGCTGAGAAATCCCTTTGGTCTCGAAGGAAACCTAAACTGGACGTTCCTAAAGTCCAACTACTAACACTTCTGAAAGCTCTCTTCTTACCCTGCGTGACGTGCTTCTATTTCTGTCGCCACGTCTTCGAGGACGGTAAACGAAACTATGATCTTGAGATTTTTTTTCTGTCTATGTACATATACCAAAGGAAAATAGCATTACCAGTATTAGAACTATTAAAATTAAcctacatttatttatttttatttctaaaatCGTCTGTGATAGCGTTTCCCATTTTTTTCCTCAAGGTTTCCCATTTTTAAAGACAAATTTCGGCAACTGCTGTTGTTTTATCGGTAGATAAGGGTGCACGCCGATCGTTGCTGGTCAAGAATGCAAAAGGACACAATCGATTCGGTCGCGAACAGTATTTGGACCGCGGAGATTTTAGCAGCGTCGGCAGTGCAGCAAGAATTCGAAAAGTGCGGTCGGTTTGCTTCCGGCGGACCGATTGCGTTTCTCGCCCCAAACTTCTTGCGCGCAATCTCAGGGCCAGTCGACCTAGGAATCATAAAAACAAACGTTCCATCTTTTTCAAAAAAGGTATTGAACAAAAAATACTCTAGACTCTGGAATAAGATATTTACCAATGAAGGTAGGAGAAAATTCCCCAGCAACGACCTTAGGGGAACTCCTCCTGCAGTGTCTTTATAAAATAAATCGTAGAATTTTAGAAGAATAATTATTGCACTGTATAGAGTATTTTTATCACAGGTACGGCTCGATTAAGGTGCTCTGAAGGCACGTTTCGCGTGCACAACatttatggcgatggcaattgcATGTTTCGGGCGATCAGCTACATCCTATGGCGGAACGAGAACGAACACCGTTACTTGCGTACCATGGTACACTTTATTTCCTCTTATACTTATACAAATTTAACCCTTAGCACAGCCAAATGAAACAGTATTGCCATATGCCAGGATAAAATGTCTTTCAGTGACCTCATAGAAGCAAATACCGCAGGCAAATACCTTGAGGTACCCTCTACTCTTCTACTATGACGTCACtgaaagacattttgtcccaatTTTTGGCAATACTGTCTATAGCAtctattgtaattttttaaaGTATTCTACTCGATGGTTCACAACAGGTCGTGCAGCATATCAAGGACAACTGGCACGAGTACGGGCCATTCGTGATGGCCGAATGGAACATATCGGACCGTCAGGCTTACTGCGACTACATGAGCATGGTGGGTACGTTCGCCAGCGAGCTCGAGTGCACAGTGGCCACGAAAATGTACTATATGAATCTGTCAATTTATCGAGAGGTAAACGACAGGAACGAATTGAAAAGGGTGTTTCACAACCGCGTGAGTTCGCAGTACGAGACGGCGAGGCTCCTCTTCACTGGGATCTCCGACAGCGGCCATTACGATGTTCTCTTGCCCGATGATTGAACCTCGATTGTGTGCTTACTTCCTCCTTGAATCGGTTTTGTCTTCGTCAGGAATATTTCTCCCCTGTGTCCAAAGTTTCTAGCATCTATGCTTGATTTTTCGGCGACcaaattttttatattacaAAGTGTTCATGTCTTGCTTTGAATCGAATAAACTTTTGTATTATCTCAATTTCAGTCTTTACAACAATCGTCGCTTTATTCTATGTTTATGAAGGAATTTGGGTGGAAAATGACAGGCGTGTGAGTTTTCTATTTAATTCTAATGTGAAAGGGTGATGTGGTTCTGATTGAGCAACTTCTGAAGCCGTTTTTCGGATAACTGACTCGAATCGTCTTCCTCCTGTGC contains the following coding sequences:
- the Nkain gene encoding sodium/potassium-transporting ATPase subunit beta-1-interacting protein isoform X2; the encoded protein is MGICNRRHFLLTICVLQLITTIERQVFDFLGFMWAPILVNFFNIIFVILGFFGAFQYRPKYIISYCVWNTLWLGWNIFMICFYLNVGILDKNSDILNLGTGSFSWWHVNGPGCKAIYDVTEPELFRPARPTNVTDCVLDYEVVEILHASTQCILGFIAIVGGICLSKVFLEEDDSFDFVGGDDFGLAGHTPLHPMYVSYSALPSPAHPHKNSAQNYPAGTTSSHQSVSHDTSFPKHNDKLFNSSGRSKSSFRNDTVKTNRSTVSSRDVKYVDYSNDYSNPLDHLQRPVSPCDEYDSLDSAAKLRYQKNKLYYPHTSKYSPVASPRVKSRPAATKQTKVSNKPRVFTDHIREQPLRSYYSDPRLAIENQQATQEQDNQNRSQRDSRPLSLYASNF
- the Nkain gene encoding sodium/potassium-transporting ATPase subunit beta-1-interacting protein isoform X1; amino-acid sequence: MGICNRRHFLLTICVLQLITTIERQVFDFLGFMWAPILVNFFNIIFVILGFFGAFQYRPKYIISYCVWNTLWLGWNIFMICFYLNVGILDKNSDILNLGTGSFSWWHVNGPGCKAIYDVTEPELFRPARPTNVTDCVLDYEVVEILHASTQCILGFIAIVGGICLSKVFLEEDDSLQTKRKKKQPRPLYSIEYSQPEPPVHDDSVSPKPMTPRRVKRRSVISRDGTRRSSRRSSVRQSRRKNPVNRIMDHQESLYANTTPSNLTNQNVNSLSQGTLNYDRISISWDRDRNSNWQPEAVNMAVSTPALWNQDSSNNYSNTSNFTNQNYPNWDASSSTRNLTDNWQPSELSPMQWQGQSNPTFQQTSTQSLNGEDLDDLYNNRPASARSSYSNYHGVRATPQVPNRTDIVRQSQRQFVLSGPPAYQDTVI
- the Nkain gene encoding sodium/potassium-transporting ATPase subunit beta-1-interacting protein isoform X5; the encoded protein is MGICNRRHFLLTICVLQLITTIERQVFDFLGFMWAPILVNFFNIIFVILGFFGAFQYRPKYIISYCVWNTLWLGWNIFMICFYLNVGILDKNSDILNLGTGSFSWWHVNGPGCKAIYDVTEPELFRPARPTNVTDCVLDYEVVEILHASTQCILGFIAIVGGICLSKVFLEEDDSFDFIGGFDPPFC
- the LOC143181939 gene encoding uncharacterized protein LOC143181939; the protein is MFRAISYILWRNENEHRYLRTMVVQHIKDNWHEYGPFVMAEWNISDRQAYCDYMSMVGTFASELECTVATKMYYMNLSIYREVNDRNELKRVFHNRVSSQYETARLLFTGISDSGHYDVLLPDD
- the Nkain gene encoding sodium/potassium-transporting ATPase subunit beta-1-interacting protein isoform X4 is translated as MGICNRRHFLLTICVLQLITTIERQVFDFLGFMWAPILVNFFNIIFVILGFFGAFQYRPKYIISYCVWNTLWLGWNIFMICFYLNVGILDKNSDILNLGTGSFSWWHVNGPGCKAIYDVTEPELFRPARPTNVTDCVLDYEVVEILHASTQCILGFIAIVGGICLSKVFLEEDDSFDFIGGFDPPFCTN
- the Nkain gene encoding sodium/potassium-transporting ATPase subunit beta-1-interacting protein isoform X3, which encodes MGICNRRHFLLTICVLQLITTIERQVFDFLGFMWAPILVNFFNIIFVILGFFGAFQYRPKYIISYCVWNTLWLGWNIFMICFYLNVGILDKNSDILNLGTGSFSWWHVNGPGCKAIYDVTEPELFRPARPTNVTDCVLDYEVVEILHASTQCILGFIAIVGGICLSKVFLEEDDSFDFVGGDDFGLAGHTPLHPITN